From a single Onychomys torridus chromosome 9, mOncTor1.1, whole genome shotgun sequence genomic region:
- the Rnase12 gene encoding probable inactive ribonuclease-like protein 12 isoform X1, which produces MPLGVKARDVKGILPLMVLMVTVFLLLLFWENETTGDVVLTSIEHLHVDYPQNTALLRYCNYMILQRVIREPDHACKKLHVFIHERPQKINSVCTSSKKMTCPNYSDSSCFQSETRFRMTVCQLIDGTQYPACRYQIAPVEGFVLVTCDDLGPVHFQGYIE; this is translated from the exons ATGCCTTTAG GAGTTAAAGCCAGAGATGTGAAGGGAATTCTGCCCTTGATGGTACTTATGGTGACTGTTTTCCTGCTGCTCCTCTTCTGGGAAAACGAGACGACTGGGGATGTTGTGCTGACCTCCATAGAGCATTTGCACGTGGACTATCCTCAGAACACTGCCCTTCTGAGGTACTGCAACTACATGATactccagagagtcatcagggaACCTGACCACGCGTGCAAAAAGCTGCATGTCTTCATCCACGAGAGGCCTCAGAAAATCAACAGCGTTtgcacttcctccaagaagatgACTTGCCCAAACTATTCCgacagttcctgcttccagagtGAGACAAGATTCAGAATGACAGTCTGTCAGCTCATCGATGGCACCCAGTATCCTGCTTGCAGGTACCAAATTGCCCCTGTCGAGGGCTTTGTTCTTGTCACTTGTGATGACTTGGGGCCAGTTCATTTTCAGGGATATATTGAATAG
- the Rnase12 gene encoding probable inactive ribonuclease-like protein 12 isoform X2, which translates to MVLMVTVFLLLLFWENETTGDVVLTSIEHLHVDYPQNTALLRYCNYMILQRVIREPDHACKKLHVFIHERPQKINSVCTSSKKMTCPNYSDSSCFQSETRFRMTVCQLIDGTQYPACRYQIAPVEGFVLVTCDDLGPVHFQGYIE; encoded by the coding sequence ATGGTACTTATGGTGACTGTTTTCCTGCTGCTCCTCTTCTGGGAAAACGAGACGACTGGGGATGTTGTGCTGACCTCCATAGAGCATTTGCACGTGGACTATCCTCAGAACACTGCCCTTCTGAGGTACTGCAACTACATGATactccagagagtcatcagggaACCTGACCACGCGTGCAAAAAGCTGCATGTCTTCATCCACGAGAGGCCTCAGAAAATCAACAGCGTTtgcacttcctccaagaagatgACTTGCCCAAACTATTCCgacagttcctgcttccagagtGAGACAAGATTCAGAATGACAGTCTGTCAGCTCATCGATGGCACCCAGTATCCTGCTTGCAGGTACCAAATTGCCCCTGTCGAGGGCTTTGTTCTTGTCACTTGTGATGACTTGGGGCCAGTTCATTTTCAGGGATATATTGAATAG
- the Rnase11 gene encoding probable ribonuclease 11 — protein MTIFVLWLGLGVVLVAPSESTMKGIRENFSQEETQPAAKQTVGDSVTSTLSDKNISISKNGMSASQPTSRRLYFLIPKGNTLSNDQDCLNGPRVWREVLDTNESCQLGNNCRHGSPDGIHGAPKATRWKCSCESLGLEHTICKISAGQQCPRCQEHSVTSLKRILTVLTSHSLMSWLVSGSKL, from the coding sequence ATGACGATCTTTGTGCTGTGGCTTGGCCTGGGAGTGGTTCTTGTAGCGCCTTCAGAAAGCACGATGAAGGGCATCAGAGAAAACTTTTCACAGGAGGAGACTCAACCTGCTGCAAAACAGACTGTTGGGGACTCAGTGACCTCAACCCTGTCAGATAAAAATATCAGCATATCCAAGAACGGGATGTCTGCCTCACAGCCAACATCCAGAAGGTTATATTTCCTCATCCCCAAGGGAAACACTTTGAGTAATGACCAAGACTGTCTAAACGGCCCAAGAGTCTGGAGAGAGGTTTTAGACACGAATGAGTCATGCCAGTTGGGGAATAACTGTAGGCACGGTTCCCCGGATGGGATACATGGAGCTCCCAAGGCCACCCGCTGGAAATGTAGCTGTGAGAGCCTAGGACTGGAACATACCATATGCAAGATCTCTGCAGGCCAGCAGTGCCCCAGGTGCCAGGAGCACAGTGTCACCTCATTAAAGAGAATCTTGACAGTACTGACAAGCCATTCCCTGATGAGCTGGCTAGTCAGCGGCTCTAAACTGTAA